A region of Aphis gossypii isolate Hap1 unplaced genomic scaffold, ASM2018417v2 Contig00602, whole genome shotgun sequence DNA encodes the following proteins:
- the LOC126554788 gene encoding protein ZBED8-like — protein MECKNGSKSKKYVNCNTADIRFHRFPKNPFYQQIWSSVCNGKNLNTSNAYICSLHFDADAYCKPLIESLLNYSPRHKRKLKSDAVPTLKLSKLSYDNSSKTPYSLETSGVNPVDKEFDDINYPTSDFSQRFLKMPAEINCRNMAPKRKYDDGYIKFGFIAIETNREIRPQCVICATVLSNDALKPAKLERHLKSIHPTLSDRPPEFFMGKSENLKKMKLGTSGSRFESNDKVLSASFKISQLIAKSKKPHTIGENVIKPCLLTAVEEILGAEAKKKIQEIPLSNNTLLVFVRFLDNDNLIKEELLLLQELGTTSKGNDVMKIINDYFEKHDIMWEKLAGFCTDGAPAIIGSRSGLTTLVKEKKCKVLTTHCIIHRQALASKTLPEELLYTLKQALKLVNTIKSSALNTRIFKNICSDLDSEYETLLFHTEVRWLSEGNMLARLFSLKKEVAVFLTEKKNDNLLKCICDHKFEIHLAYLVDIFKHLNKLNLQLQGSGNNKLEGSGNIFIFEDKLRAFMCKIDLWISKVGMNNYSAFQTLKSLVDNEKYADLVNEVQQNVLDHLKKLKNEFNRYFPEYNDLETNSIQSMIRNPFIVKINEVPDNNQEDLIELQND, from the exons atgg AGTGTAAGAATGGAAGCAAAAGTAAGAAATATGTTAATTGCAATACAGCTGATATTAGGTTCCATAGATTTCCTAAAAATCCtttttatcaacaaatatGGAGTAGTGTTTGTAATGGGAAAAATCTAAACACTAGTAATG ccTATATTTGTTCATTGCATTTTGATGCTGATGCATATTGCAAGCCATTAATTGaatcacttttaaattattcaccaaggcataaaagaaaattaaaaagtgatGCTGTTCCTacgttaaaattaagtaaattatcttATGATAATTCTAGTAAGACACCATATTCTCTAGAAACAAG TGGAGTGAATCCTGTCGACAAAGAATTTGACGATATCAATTATCCTACTTCAGATTTTAGTCAACGTTTTCTCAAGATGCCAGctgaaataa ATTGTCGAAATATGGCTCCGAAAAGAAAGTATGACGATGGATACATAAAATTTGGATTTATCGCAATTGAAACTAACCGTGAAATTCGACCGCAGTGTGTAATATGTGCCACCGTTCTCAGTAATGATGCGTTGAAACCCGCCAAGTTAGAACGGCATTTAAAAAGTATCCATCCTACATTAAGTGATCGACCACCAGAGTTTTTCATGGGTAAatcagaaaatttaaaaaaaatgaaactaggAACAAGTGGTTCAAGATTTGAGTCAAACGATAAAGTCCTATCTGcgtcatttaaaatttcacaatTAATCGCAAAATCAAAGAAACCACACACAATTggtgaaaatgtaataaaacctTGTTTACTAACTGCTGTAGAAGAAATTTTAGGTGCGGAAgcaaaaaagaaaattcaagAAATTCCATTATCGAATAATACT TTACTGGTTTTTGTTCGATTTTTGGACAacgacaatttaataaaagaagaGCTTTTATTGTTACAAGAATTGGGTACTACGTCAAAAGGAAATGATGTAATGaagataataaatgattattttgaaaagcaCGACATTATGTGGGAAAAGTTAGCAGGTTTTTGTACGGATGGTGCTCCAGCTATAATAGGATCACGCTCAGGCCTAACAACGTTggtgaaagaaaaaaaatgtaaagtatTGACAAcacattgtattattcatcGACAAGCATTAGCATCAAAAACATTACCTGAAGAACTTCTATATACTTTGAAACAGGCCCTAAAATTGGTAAACACCATCAAAAGCAGTGCACTGAATACtcgcatttttaaaaatatatgctcgGACTTGGACTCAGAATATGAAACTTTACTTTTTCATACCGAAGTCCGATGGCTTTCGGAAGGTAATATGTTGGCACGGTTATTTTCACTAAAGAAGGAGGTGGCAGTGTTTTTaactgagaaaaaaaatgataatttattgaaatgtatttgtGATCATAAGTTTGAAATACACCTGGCTTATCTTGTAGATATcttcaaacatttaaacaagCTCAACTTGCAATTACAAGGCTCTGGAAATAATAAACTGGAAGGCTCTggaaatatattcatatttgaaGATAAACTTCGAGCGTTTATGTGTAAAATTGATTTGTGGATAAGTAAAGTTGGAATGAACAACTATTCAGCGTTTCAAACACTGAAAAGCTTGGTTGATAACGAAAAATATGCTGACCTCGTAAATGAGGTACAGCAAAACGTTTTAGACCATctgaaaaaacttaaaaatgaatttaatcgGTATTTTCCAGAATATAATGATTTGGAAACGAATAGTATACAAAGTATGATTCGAAACCCTTTTATCGTTAAAATCAATGAGGTACCTGATAATAACCAGGAAGATTTGATAGAGTTACAAAACGATTGA